The Megalobrama amblycephala isolate DHTTF-2021 linkage group LG22, ASM1881202v1, whole genome shotgun sequence sequence TCACCAGCAGGCGGACGCACCACTCCTCTCTCCAGGTACATCCGACGGAGAGCAGCCCAACTGGACCTGCAGATAGTCATTTCAGGGTCTTAGCTGGACTTTATCTTTCGACACAGAAGGGGGAGAAAAGTAGCCTGAAAAGTCTTTATTGATAACTACACCCAAATAATATTCGTTTTCCCTCCTACCTTAGCTGGGAACTTGAATATAGCCATGTCCGAAGTGCTGCCATACAACGAGGGGAAGATGAACGGCTACGGGGCGGACAGTGAAGTCAGTCAGATATCCTTCAGCTGTCGACTGCAAGACACGAACGCGTTCTTCGGAACATCACAGTCCAAAAGACCACCGAAACTCGGGCAGATTGGCAGGGCAAAACATGGTGAGTATCGGCAATATACTAATAACCATCATAGCATATCAAAATTGGTCTTACTTATTACAAGGGCTAATAAACAACATACAGACAGAGCACACGGttacacacaaacaaaataaaaaaaggtcagCACCTGATACTAAAACATGATGcaaaaaagtaaatttttttcatattttaagttaaatatgaagaaaaattagattttttttaagaaagaaaaGGGAATGTTC is a genomic window containing:
- the camk2n2 gene encoding calcium/calmodulin-dependent protein kinase II inhibitor 2 isoform X1, producing MDDFTFPSGFPLWSRDLPLFLTRAHQQADAPLLSPAGNLNIAMSEVLPYNEGKMNGYGADSEVSQISFSCRLQDTNAFFGTSQSKRPPKLGQIGRAKHVVIEDDRIDEVLKGMTDKSTPGV
- the camk2n2 gene encoding calcium/calmodulin-dependent protein kinase II inhibitor 2 isoform X2, whose amino-acid sequence is MAGNLNIAMSEVLPYNEGKMNGYGADSEVSQISFSCRLQDTNAFFGTSQSKRPPKLGQIGRAKHVVIEDDRIDEVLKGMTDKSTPGV